The window ACATGCATGGTTATGTTCTTCACATTAAATAGATTATTTAAATCATtactaaaaaaaaaaagaaattatgtAATGATTACTAATACCTGTAATAATCTATGATGACAAGAACTCGGCACCGGTCGTATGGTGGCGGAATCCACTTCTCCGGTCGGCAAAGGCACCGCCGGATTACTGTTGATGAAAGGTAAAGAACTGCCGCCTTTTCTTGGACCACCACCCATCGGCCCACCCGTCGGAAAAATTGCATTCATCGGAGATGGGCTAGGAGATGTTAGTTCTTGTGGAAGGTTAGGCCATGGGTAAGATGGAGACGATGATACAAtacctccacctccaccaccaccaccgccgccgccgCTAGAGCTAGTTGGCGGTGGAGTTGAGGATACAGCTTTCCCATGACCACCACCGGAGCTAGTAGACGGTGGGGTTGCAGATACAATATTCCCAACAGGTGGCTGTGCCGCCGTCGGTGGTTGAGGGAGTGGTGGCGCCGGTGAACTTTCCGGCGTGTGAGAAGAGTAGACTTTAATGGCGAGCTTGTGGTCGTCGTCGCAGGCTTTTGTGGAGACGTTTTTGAAGGCGAAGTAGAAGGAGCCAAGACGCGATGGGTGccacttcattccaaaacaaaaataaataaataaattatttataagggtaaacttttattttttttattaatacttTTGTAATTATTAAAGTTTACTTTGAATATATAATCATGAATATAACTgttttactttttattaaatCAATAATTAACTGTTTCAAGTAATGGTTACAAATGAGTaaataatgatattttataaataaaaacatcATAATTACTTTTTTTAAGGTTAACATATTTTATACTTTATTTGTTGTAGCCACATTAAACTGAATATCAGTATTTAAAGCACATAATGaaatttttaattatatgtttataacattaaaaaagtgtcaaatTTAGGATTAAATTAAAGAGCTAATTAGAGGGAAAAAAAAAAGTCGACACTTTTACTAAAAGTGAAATGTATAACAGATAAAGCCGATGATACAATGATTTAAAGGATTCATTgctttttaaaaagaaaagtaaATGTTGTTCATAGTTGACCTTTTTCTTTTATGGAATGTACAACAGACGAAGCACGTTGTACAATGGTTTAAGACACTAATCCATTAAGCTTAAGCAAAGAAAAACACAGAAACATACACATGGAAGCTTTGCTTCGAATAGAATGTACAACACATAAAGCATATGATACAATGGTTTAAGCAACAAAAATAGCACACACTAagtgtgtgttttgtgtgtgtgtgtgtgtgagagagagagagagagagagagagagagaaagagagattacAGTGAAGGTGGGAGCTGAAGGAGTGAGAAGAGTTGATTCAGTGAAGTTGCACAAATTGAAGGCTCTTCTGTTCTTGAAAATGTATAGACTGTAGTTGTATTTATGCCTGAAAACTGAAATTACCAAAAGTTTgagattaaattaattaaataaaatcaaaaccccacaaaaaaaaaattaagaaaaagaaAGGGAAATAGGAGGTATTCCATTAAAGAGAAGCAAACATTTGCAAAAAAATGAAGTTATAAACAAAAGAAAAGTGGAATTTGGACTCATCCCACAAAAAAAAGAAAGATTTTGTTTGTGAGAAATGGGACTTAGTAGTTAGAACAAGAAAACGATATAAACAGAAAGGTGAAATTGGACTTATCctacaaaaaaaaaggaaatataaattacaaaaatgtggttcttgaagatcttgaaactTACTAATGGAGTCACCAATTTGAACACTAGGGTTCTTCCATTGAGAAACCCCATCAACCACAAGTGTTGAGGAATGTGTAAAGTGTTGCAGAAACAGAGTGATGAAAGTGAAGAAGATTATCACACCATTAATGTACTTCACCTCCATTaaaacccttcttcttcttctcttcttcttcttgttaaCTCACTTGATAATTTGCAGAGAAATAGAGAGGTTTTAGTGAGAATGGAGAGAAAAATGAAAGCTTTGAGGTTGATATTTGAAAGCAAAAATGGGGCTTTTTTGGTCACGGGGAGAGAGGGGGACTGGTAAATTCTTGAAAAGTGTGTGATTATTTTACTAGGGTTAATGTGCATCTTTTAATGAATGATGTACAAGTGTGTGAAGCATTTATAACCTACATGGAGAAGAAGGTGGTGGCTTAAAGTAGAAAGGGTTTGCAAAGATGTAAGGGAGGTTTGTCACACATAATGTACAAACAATAATGCATGTTGTACATGTCAATGGAGATTCGACTCTTGGTCTAGGTACAACATGGTTTGCAAATATGTAAGCCAAAAAATAGAACATGTTTATATTTATGAATTATGAAAATTTACGATTATCatattgtgttttttattttatttaaaaagaaaTTGTGTTTTCTAAAATGTTTGGTGTGCTTAAATTTTTTCctaaaaattattatattttgaaAGTGCTGTTCAATTATAATTAGATTTGCATTTGGTGTTAATAATTAGATGGAGTTTTGGGAAAACCAGGAAAATTAAGAATATTATCTTATAATACCAAAACAATATTTcgatatgttgttattttttattatttgttacaATATTCATAATGTAAGTAATATATGAGTTGAATAAGATGATGACTAGGATTGAATAAGAGTTGAATGAAGTGTACATGATGATATAAAATAGAGTTGAATAATCATTAAATGATTTAATAGAATAAATAAAATGATGATTAAGATTGAATATGTGTTTAATGTATTGTAGATGGTGTTATAAAGATGTTTAATGAATGATATGACAATCTATTAAAGTTTATATTGAATTGTGGATGCTGATAAGATTTTGGCGGACTTGAGTTGTTAATTAGATGCTCTAACCTAGCTTTACTTGCTACCATTTTATTTActttaatatttttgttttatattaaattgtttaacaaaaataaaatgtgtATATAAAACTGAAGTTATGTTCAATATTTGTCATTTTCATAAAAGTAGAAATAAAATTGATGATAAAAAAATTGAGTAAAAATATTTAACATCGATTTCATTTTGAACATATCCATTAGATTTGTCAATGGTGTAATCCATTTTATATCTTTTATGTACTTTGTTATaaattaagttattatataaaaATGATTCCGATGAAAATTGAAAATGTAAAACTGGGACCACTTTAAGTTATTATATAAGAACGTCCTGTGCCACATGGCATGAACCTTATGTGCACTATGGGAGAGAAAAACCTTGGACCGACCAACACAGATAGGAATAGGGTTAGCATGATGTGATTCTTTGTGGTGATTGTTAGACTTAAACCCTAAATTATATTCCTGCCGTTTAAGTTTAAGTTAAtagttgatttttgatttttgaagtttttttcttttatttcgaccttaaatatttttatttttgttatatattacttgataaaattTATAACAATGACAAAACGTTTAAAATACAATACAtttatatattttgcatcaagtattatctataaaaaacaaaaatatttaagatcaaaattgaaaaaaaaataacttcaaaaattaaaaatagacTTTTAATTTAGAACGAAGATAGTAATATTTAAGGGGAGTATTGGTGGCATGAGTATGGCAAAAGAGGAGGTGACACATATATGGTATTTAGGTGGTGTGACATACATTGCTTTCTGAACATAGGATGTCAACATGATAAGTTCAAATGGTATTAGAATGTCTAgccatgtctttttttttttctttctttcaggttatcaattctttttttttttttgtcacagTGCACCACTCCTTTATATATGGCAAGATGACATAGAATATGACAAAAATGATGTTGAGTCTTTGTTATGCCTACCACCCAGCCtaactacgatttttcttttcaaaaatgaaTTTGAAAAGGAGTGAGTGATTCCTTCCAATCGATTCAACCAAGCCACATCAGCTCCACATCAGTTTTTTTCTCTCCTActtcttccatattttccaacCCACAAAATATGGAAATAGCATTTTTTCCGACCTACTCaattaaaaacataataaacaatATAAGGTATAAGTCTTAAAGCACatggtaagagagagagagagagagagagagagagagaggggggagagGTAGAAAGCGGGTTAAGGAACCCACTCAATGAAGCAAATGAGTGATACCACTCTCGTATGAGTAATCCCCCACCCCCACACCCAATTTCGATCTTCTCGAGTCACTCCCtttaacaatgtgttttatacaACATGTCGTTTTCGGTTTTTCGATAAAATTCTATTTTATTCAATTGCATTT of the Lactuca sativa cultivar Salinas chromosome 6, Lsat_Salinas_v11, whole genome shotgun sequence genome contains:
- the LOC111890614 gene encoding uncharacterized protein LOC111890614, with translation MEVKYINGVIIFFTFITLFLQHFTHSSTLVVDGVSQWKNPSVQIGDSIIFRHKYNYSLYIFKNRRAFNLCNFTESTLLTPSAPTFTWHPSRLGSFYFAFKNVSTKACDDDHKLAIKVYSSHTPESSPAPPLPQPPTAAQPPVGNIVSATPPSTSSGGGHGKAVSSTPPPTSSSGGGGGGGGGGGIVSSSPSYPWPNLPQELTSPSPSPMNAIFPTGGPMGGGPRKGGSSLPFINSNPAVPLPTGEVDSATIRPVPSSCHHRLLQVVGFVNVVKAFWCVVLLVVLL